One genomic segment of Arthrobacter sp. Marseille-P9274 includes these proteins:
- a CDS encoding LytR C-terminal domain-containing protein, whose protein sequence is MTKYPRDEFDQVPETYDRQGVHRAHVDVKKSSGLGLIILASVLALAVGAVSFFVVPLLGAGGAGLPATQTATAAESPAAAMETAEPTAAAAAKPTAKPTEEAAKESEEATEEPTHEPAEEPSEEPSAEAAGETVNRADPLLIFNAAGVTGLGGTVSERVSADGWSVAMVDNWQGGAMPNSVIYYNPGQVANAEAVGQLLGITDLRETAQGAVSLYVTVVLGPGFQ, encoded by the coding sequence ATGACCAAGTATCCCCGGGACGAGTTTGACCAAGTTCCTGAAACGTATGACCGGCAGGGTGTCCACCGTGCGCACGTGGACGTCAAGAAAAGCAGCGGGCTCGGCCTGATCATTCTGGCTTCGGTGCTGGCCCTGGCCGTGGGCGCGGTGTCCTTCTTCGTCGTCCCGCTGCTGGGGGCGGGCGGGGCCGGCCTGCCCGCCACGCAGACCGCTACCGCGGCGGAGTCGCCCGCGGCTGCAATGGAGACGGCCGAGCCGACGGCAGCGGCCGCCGCGAAGCCGACCGCAAAGCCCACGGAGGAAGCCGCCAAGGAGTCCGAGGAGGCCACCGAGGAACCGACCCACGAGCCCGCGGAAGAGCCTTCGGAGGAACCGAGCGCGGAAGCGGCAGGCGAAACGGTCAACCGGGCCGACCCACTGCTGATCTTTAATGCCGCCGGCGTCACCGGCCTTGGCGGAACCGTGTCCGAGCGCGTCAGCGCGGACGGTTGGTCCGTAGCCATGGTGGACAACTGGCAGGGCGGGGCGATGCCCAACTCGGTCATCTACTACAACCCGGGCCAGGTGGCCAATGCCGAGGCGGTCGGCCAGCTGCTGGGCATCACCGACCTGCGCGAGACGGCCCAGGGCGCAGTGTCGCTGTACGTCACCGTGGTGCTCGGTCCGGGCTTCCAGTAG
- a CDS encoding threonine/serine exporter ThrE family protein, which produces MQDKDGQRDTESGTTPRAGMLPIVRPMNQAGGSPDGTTASQSRPGRPIPESSDGRPVATKQQPRSARAQSRRHNRHRGKPELPKKPVAKEAKPVPAGTAPLPLPKNQQRTNAAARRMLRKLVQGEAPPTAPMGIVERLAGSPYANPLVQSSGVDASARLTLDFALDVAETMLRFGAGALEVESSIIAVTAAFGLRDVDVDITNQSVVINYARPDTVPIHVLRVVRSWTNNYAGLSAVHQLVTDIVNGGVGRTEARERLKQITSRPKPFPRWMAIGAGGVFSAAITGFMGGGIFAGLVALLATVLMGLLGRKLNKWRVPDFFVTAVGACLATIAALVFFQLRVPLSPALVIAGGILYLLPTGRLVSATQDAINGFPVTAMGRYLSAFLTFAAIASGVAVGLVAGNLVGVSLPEIFIEGGTNYPFIVRAALLMMATIAISITEQTRANILLPTALVGVVGLMVYEAVLLAGLGSRISPFVAAVVIGFLGRIVGLRLGSPQLVVAVPAVLFLLPGFSVFRAIYELTISTEQAFNGMIGLLGALTVILAMAGGTVLGDYLAQPLTRNLGSNEGRRRNRRR; this is translated from the coding sequence GTGCAGGACAAGGACGGTCAGCGGGACACGGAGTCGGGGACGACGCCCCGGGCCGGCATGCTGCCCATCGTGAGGCCGATGAACCAGGCCGGCGGTTCTCCCGACGGGACGACGGCCAGCCAGTCTCGACCGGGCCGTCCTATTCCCGAATCCTCGGACGGCCGCCCGGTGGCCACCAAACAACAGCCTAGGTCGGCGAGGGCCCAGTCCCGCCGGCACAACAGGCACCGGGGAAAGCCGGAGCTGCCGAAGAAACCGGTCGCGAAGGAAGCCAAGCCCGTCCCCGCCGGAACGGCTCCGCTGCCGTTGCCCAAGAATCAGCAACGGACCAACGCGGCCGCCCGCCGGATGCTTCGCAAACTTGTGCAGGGGGAGGCCCCTCCGACAGCCCCGATGGGCATCGTTGAGCGCCTCGCCGGCAGCCCTTACGCCAACCCGCTCGTGCAGAGCTCCGGGGTGGACGCTTCGGCGCGCCTCACGCTGGACTTCGCCCTCGACGTCGCCGAAACCATGCTGAGGTTCGGGGCCGGTGCGCTGGAGGTCGAATCCAGCATCATCGCCGTGACCGCCGCCTTCGGGCTGCGCGACGTCGACGTGGACATCACCAACCAGTCCGTGGTGATCAACTATGCCCGGCCGGACACTGTGCCGATCCACGTTCTGCGCGTCGTGCGCTCGTGGACCAACAACTACGCGGGCCTATCCGCGGTACACCAGCTCGTGACGGACATCGTCAACGGCGGCGTGGGCCGGACCGAGGCCAGGGAGCGGCTGAAGCAGATCACCTCACGTCCGAAGCCGTTCCCGCGCTGGATGGCGATCGGTGCCGGCGGCGTGTTCTCCGCCGCGATCACCGGATTCATGGGCGGCGGAATCTTTGCCGGGCTGGTGGCACTGCTGGCCACGGTGCTGATGGGTCTGCTCGGCCGGAAACTCAATAAGTGGCGGGTCCCGGACTTCTTTGTTACCGCCGTCGGCGCCTGCCTGGCAACCATCGCGGCACTGGTCTTCTTCCAGCTGCGCGTGCCGCTCAGCCCGGCGCTGGTCATTGCCGGCGGCATCCTCTACCTGCTGCCGACAGGCCGGCTGGTGTCCGCCACCCAGGACGCCATCAACGGCTTCCCGGTCACGGCCATGGGGCGCTACCTCTCAGCCTTCCTGACCTTTGCGGCCATTGCCTCCGGGGTGGCCGTGGGGCTGGTTGCCGGGAATCTGGTGGGCGTCAGCCTGCCCGAAATCTTCATCGAGGGCGGGACCAACTATCCCTTCATCGTCCGGGCCGCGCTGCTGATGATGGCCACGATCGCGATTTCCATCACGGAACAGACCCGGGCGAACATCCTGCTGCCGACTGCCCTGGTGGGAGTTGTTGGCCTGATGGTCTACGAGGCCGTCCTTCTGGCCGGCCTTGGGTCGCGCATCAGCCCGTTTGTCGCCGCCGTCGTTATTGGTTTCCTCGGGCGGATTGTCGGACTGAGGCTGGGCTCCCCGCAGTTGGTGGTCGCCGTCCCCGCGGTGCTCTTCCTGCTTCCGGGCTTCTCGGTCTTCCGCGCCATCTACGAGCTGACGATCAGCACCGAGCAGGCGTTCAACGGCATGATCGGCCTGCTCGGGGCTTTGACCGTGATCCTGGCGATGGCCGGCGGCACGGTGCTCGGCGACTATCTGGCACAGCCCCTTACCCGCAACCTGGGGTCCAACGAGGGCCGGCGGCGGAACCGCCGCCGCTAG
- a CDS encoding cold-shock protein: MALGTVKWFNAEKGYGFITVDENKSDVFVHWSAILMDGYRSLEEGQRVEFEIGEGQKGPQAEDVKVSA; encoded by the coding sequence ATGGCGCTGGGAACCGTCAAATGGTTCAACGCGGAGAAGGGCTACGGCTTTATCACCGTCGATGAGAACAAATCGGACGTATTCGTGCACTGGTCGGCCATCCTGATGGACGGCTACCGATCCCTCGAGGAGGGCCAGCGCGTCGAATTTGAGATCGGGGAAGGCCAAAAGGGGCCGCAGGCCGAAGACGTGAAGGTCTCTGCCTGA
- a CDS encoding DUF3263 domain-containing protein — translation MPGPAEASAFSLDAEVDEASPLSERDQKMLALERQWWKYSGAKEQAVRELFDLSATHYYQILNALIDTEEALAHDPMLVKRLRRLRTSRQRARTARRLGTNA, via the coding sequence GTGCCCGGTCCCGCCGAAGCCAGCGCCTTCTCCCTCGACGCCGAAGTTGATGAGGCGAGCCCGCTGAGTGAACGGGACCAGAAGATGCTGGCCTTGGAACGGCAGTGGTGGAAGTACTCCGGCGCCAAGGAACAGGCGGTCCGCGAGCTGTTCGATCTCTCCGCAACGCACTACTACCAGATCCTCAACGCGCTCATCGATACCGAGGAAGCGCTGGCCCACGATCCGATGCTGGTCAAGAGATTGCGTAGACTACGTACGTCCCGGCAGCGTGCCCGCACGGCCCGCCGGCTGGGCACCAACGCCTGA
- a CDS encoding OFA family MFS transporter, producing the protein MAWLDRKNSIAPPGFNRWLIPPAALAVHLCIGQAYATSVYKNALVAHFDASLTEIGVIFSVAIVMLGLSAAVMGTWVDRNGPRMAMFTAAVFWSSGFLVGSLGIFNNQLWLVYLGYGVIGGIGLGIGYISSVSTLIKWFPDRPGLATGMAIMGFGGGALIASPLSGALLQFYDPSFDGTPGWVASGDAVGKLFLTFAVVYFLYMMFGAMTIKVPPEGWKPAGFDPSMVKAKELVTTANVSARNAIRTPQFWLVWIALFCNVTAGIGILEQASPMIQDFFRQADGSSLVTAAVAGGFVGLLSIGNMAGRFAWSTTSDYIGRKNIYMIYLGVGAVLYVVLALFGHSSTSLYVLLAFVIISFYGGGFSTVPAYLRDLFGTFQVGAIHGRLLTAWSAAGIAGPLIVNAFLDAQGKPGELTAAAYQPALLTMVGLLVLGFAANLLVKPVDAKHHEPAAAESAHLDSAVAGKDRH; encoded by the coding sequence ATGGCTTGGCTGGACCGCAAAAATTCCATCGCCCCGCCTGGGTTCAACCGCTGGCTCATCCCGCCGGCAGCCCTGGCCGTCCATCTGTGCATCGGACAGGCGTACGCGACAAGCGTGTACAAGAACGCGCTGGTCGCGCACTTCGATGCCAGCCTCACCGAAATCGGCGTGATCTTCTCCGTCGCCATCGTCATGCTCGGCCTGTCCGCGGCCGTCATGGGCACCTGGGTGGACCGGAACGGGCCCCGGATGGCGATGTTCACGGCGGCGGTCTTCTGGTCCTCCGGGTTCCTCGTCGGTTCGCTCGGGATCTTCAACAACCAGTTGTGGCTCGTCTACCTCGGTTACGGCGTGATCGGAGGCATCGGACTCGGCATCGGCTATATCTCCTCCGTTTCCACCTTGATCAAGTGGTTTCCCGACCGTCCGGGGCTGGCCACGGGCATGGCCATCATGGGCTTCGGCGGCGGCGCGCTGATCGCCAGCCCGCTGTCCGGCGCCCTGCTCCAGTTCTACGATCCGTCTTTCGACGGCACCCCCGGCTGGGTCGCCAGCGGAGACGCGGTTGGCAAGCTCTTCCTGACCTTCGCCGTCGTCTATTTCCTGTACATGATGTTCGGTGCGATGACCATCAAAGTGCCCCCCGAGGGCTGGAAGCCCGCCGGCTTCGATCCCTCCATGGTGAAGGCGAAGGAGCTGGTCACGACCGCCAACGTCTCAGCACGCAATGCCATCCGCACGCCGCAGTTCTGGCTGGTCTGGATCGCGCTGTTCTGCAACGTCACCGCCGGCATCGGCATCCTCGAACAGGCCTCGCCGATGATCCAGGACTTCTTCAGGCAGGCCGACGGGAGCTCCCTCGTCACCGCAGCCGTCGCGGGAGGATTCGTCGGGCTGCTGTCCATCGGCAACATGGCCGGCCGGTTCGCATGGTCAACCACCTCCGACTACATCGGCCGCAAGAACATCTACATGATCTACCTCGGTGTGGGCGCGGTGCTGTACGTGGTCCTGGCGCTGTTCGGCCACTCCTCCACCTCCCTGTACGTGCTGCTTGCTTTCGTGATCATCAGCTTCTACGGCGGCGGATTCTCGACCGTTCCTGCTTACCTGCGCGACCTCTTCGGCACCTTCCAGGTCGGAGCCATCCACGGCCGGCTGCTCACGGCTTGGTCTGCGGCCGGCATCGCGGGACCGCTGATTGTCAACGCCTTCCTCGACGCGCAGGGCAAGCCGGGCGAGCTGACTGCGGCGGCCTACCAGCCGGCCCTGCTGACCATGGTCGGGCTGCTGGTGCTGGGGTTCGCCGCCAACCTGCTGGTCAAACCGGTCGACGCTAAACACCATGAACCGGCTGCAGCGGAATCTGCGCATCTCGATTCCGCCGTGGCAGGAAAGGACAGGCACTGA
- the groL gene encoding chaperonin GroEL (60 kDa chaperone family; promotes refolding of misfolded polypeptides especially under stressful conditions; forms two stacked rings of heptamers to form a barrel-shaped 14mer; ends can be capped by GroES; misfolded proteins enter the barrel where they are refolded when GroES binds), which yields MAKIISFDEEARRGLERGLNILADAVKVTLGPRGRNVVLEKKWGAPTITNDGVSIAKEIELDDPYEKIGAELVKEVAKKTDDVAGDGTTTATVLAQALVKEGLRNVAAGADPLSLKRGIEKAVDAVTAELLASAKEIETKEQIAATASISAGDPQIGELISEALDKVGKEGVITVEESNTFGLELELTEGMRFDKGYISGYFVTDAERQETVLEDPYILIVNSKISNVKDLVAVLEKVMQSGKPLLIIAEDIEGEALATLVVNKIRGTFKSVAVKAPGFGDRRKAQLADIAILTGGQVIAEEVGLKLENATLDLLGQARKVVVTKDETTIVEGAGDAEEIAGRVAQIRAEIENSDSDYDREKLQERLAKLAGGVAVIKAGAATEVELKERKHRIEDAVRNAKAAVEEGIVAGGGVALIQAGAKAFANLQLEGDEATGANIVKVAIDAPLKQIAFNAGMEPGVVVDKVRGLEPGHGLNAATGVYEDLLAAGVNDPVKVTRSALQNAASIAGLFLTTEAVVADKPEKNAPAMPGGDDMGGMGGMGGF from the coding sequence ATGGCAAAGATCATTAGCTTCGATGAAGAGGCCCGCCGCGGCCTCGAGCGGGGTCTTAACATCCTCGCTGACGCTGTTAAGGTGACCCTCGGCCCGCGTGGCCGCAACGTGGTCCTCGAGAAGAAGTGGGGCGCTCCCACGATCACCAACGATGGCGTTTCCATCGCCAAGGAGATCGAACTCGACGATCCGTACGAGAAGATCGGCGCAGAGCTGGTCAAGGAAGTTGCCAAGAAGACCGACGACGTCGCAGGCGACGGCACCACCACGGCAACCGTGCTGGCCCAGGCCCTGGTCAAGGAAGGCCTGCGCAACGTTGCCGCCGGCGCCGATCCGCTGAGCCTCAAGCGCGGCATCGAGAAGGCCGTTGACGCCGTTACCGCCGAGCTGCTGGCTTCCGCCAAGGAAATCGAGACCAAGGAGCAGATCGCCGCTACCGCATCGATCTCTGCGGGCGACCCGCAGATCGGCGAGCTGATCTCCGAGGCACTCGACAAGGTGGGCAAGGAAGGCGTCATCACCGTCGAGGAGTCCAACACCTTCGGCCTCGAGCTCGAGCTCACCGAGGGCATGCGCTTCGACAAGGGCTACATCTCCGGCTACTTCGTCACCGACGCAGAGCGCCAGGAGACGGTCCTGGAGGATCCCTACATCCTGATCGTCAACTCCAAGATCTCCAACGTCAAGGATCTGGTTGCCGTCCTGGAGAAGGTCATGCAGTCCGGCAAGCCGCTGCTGATCATCGCCGAAGACATCGAGGGCGAAGCCCTGGCCACCCTGGTGGTCAACAAGATCCGCGGCACCTTCAAGTCCGTCGCCGTCAAGGCTCCGGGCTTCGGCGACCGCCGCAAGGCCCAGCTGGCCGACATCGCCATCCTGACCGGTGGCCAGGTCATCGCCGAAGAGGTCGGCCTGAAGCTGGAGAACGCTACCCTCGACCTGCTGGGCCAGGCCCGCAAGGTTGTTGTCACCAAGGACGAGACCACCATCGTCGAAGGTGCAGGCGACGCCGAGGAGATCGCCGGCCGCGTGGCCCAGATCCGCGCCGAGATCGAGAACTCCGACTCCGACTACGACCGCGAGAAGCTGCAGGAGCGCCTGGCCAAGCTGGCCGGCGGCGTTGCAGTCATCAAGGCCGGTGCCGCAACCGAGGTCGAGCTCAAGGAGCGCAAGCACCGCATCGAGGACGCTGTCCGCAACGCGAAGGCTGCCGTTGAGGAAGGCATCGTCGCCGGTGGCGGCGTGGCCCTGATCCAGGCCGGCGCCAAGGCGTTTGCCAACCTGCAGCTCGAAGGCGACGAGGCCACCGGTGCCAACATCGTCAAGGTTGCCATCGATGCTCCGCTGAAGCAGATCGCCTTCAACGCCGGCATGGAGCCGGGCGTTGTGGTCGACAAGGTCCGCGGCCTGGAGCCCGGCCACGGCCTGAACGCTGCAACCGGCGTCTACGAGGACCTGCTGGCTGCCGGCGTGAACGACCCGGTCAAGGTCACCCGTTCTGCCCTGCAGAACGCGGCGTCCATCGCCGGCCTGTTCCTCACCACCGAGGCCGTTGTCGCCGACAAGCCCGAGAAGAACGCTCCGGCCATGCCGGGCGGCGACGACATGGGCGGCATGGGCGGTATGGGCGGCTTCTAG
- a CDS encoding siderophore-interacting protein, producing the protein MSSQPAAPARTRKPQINLQVIRTERLSAHMVRVFAGGEGFTKFEPKPATDQYVKIWFLPPGLDVELPADVAGLRERLPADRLPVSRTYTLRSVDTEAGELAIDFVVHGDEGVAGPWAASARPGDWLMLTGPGGAYSPAPAADWYLFAGDDAALPAVAAAIEALPPAAAGHVFLEVDSSADVQELGAPDGVEVHWLYRLGRPAGTTSLLRDAVAELDWPVGEVDAFVHGERGAVKELRDVLFKDHGLHRKQVSISGYWAYGRAEDAFQAEKKTPAGQIFPENYPG; encoded by the coding sequence ATGTCGAGCCAGCCCGCAGCACCCGCACGGACCCGAAAACCGCAGATCAACCTGCAGGTCATCAGGACCGAGCGGCTCTCCGCACATATGGTCCGCGTTTTCGCCGGCGGCGAGGGGTTCACGAAGTTCGAGCCCAAGCCGGCCACGGACCAGTATGTAAAGATCTGGTTCCTCCCGCCGGGTCTGGACGTCGAGCTTCCCGCGGATGTGGCGGGCCTCAGGGAAAGACTGCCCGCGGACCGGCTCCCGGTCAGCCGCACCTACACGCTCCGGAGCGTGGACACCGAGGCCGGCGAGCTGGCCATCGACTTCGTGGTCCACGGCGACGAAGGCGTGGCCGGCCCCTGGGCCGCCTCCGCGCGGCCCGGCGACTGGCTGATGCTGACCGGCCCCGGCGGCGCCTACTCCCCCGCACCGGCCGCCGACTGGTACCTCTTCGCAGGCGATGACGCCGCCCTGCCCGCCGTCGCCGCCGCCATCGAGGCCCTGCCGCCGGCCGCCGCCGGCCATGTGTTCCTGGAGGTTGATTCCTCCGCGGACGTGCAGGAGCTCGGCGCACCGGACGGCGTCGAAGTGCATTGGCTCTACCGGCTGGGCCGTCCCGCCGGCACCACCTCGCTGCTGCGCGACGCGGTGGCGGAGCTGGACTGGCCGGTGGGAGAGGTGGACGCTTTTGTGCACGGCGAGCGCGGTGCGGTCAAGGAACTGCGCGATGTCCTGTTCAAGGACCACGGGCTGCACCGCAAGCAGGTGTCCATCTCGGGGTACTGGGCCTACGGCCGCGCGGAGGACGCCTTCCAGGCGGAGAAGAAGACCCCGGCCGGCCAGATCTTTCCGGAGAACTATCCGGGCTAG
- a CDS encoding ribonuclease HI family protein, whose translation MTITAAADGSALGNPGPAGWAWFIDENSWAAGGWPHGTNNQGELMAVLDLFKATEHIPQEPLRILCDSQYVINCITKWMPGWKRKGWRKADGKPVLNVDLLQQIDAAIKGRSYEFEWVKGHAGHDLNEAADVRARAVATAFQNGSVIPHGPGFAGALPSHAETTSAVAESAVPANEPQLPSSEPDLFSALEDYDEAGQGSAEDVVLRLEKELLDPGTRADFGRLGVLLHPDFAEIGQSGRMWTRDAMISSLQEDPETDASLELFAAERLGEDSILLTYRTSTRTGSALRSSLWLRDGEQWRLRFHQGTPERN comes from the coding sequence ATGACCATTACTGCTGCCGCCGACGGCTCGGCCCTCGGCAATCCCGGGCCCGCGGGCTGGGCCTGGTTCATCGACGAGAACTCCTGGGCAGCAGGAGGCTGGCCGCACGGAACCAACAACCAGGGCGAGCTCATGGCCGTGCTGGACCTGTTCAAGGCGACCGAGCATATCCCGCAGGAACCCCTGCGCATCCTGTGCGACAGCCAGTACGTCATCAACTGCATCACCAAATGGATGCCGGGATGGAAGCGCAAGGGCTGGCGCAAGGCGGACGGCAAGCCGGTCCTCAACGTGGACCTGCTGCAGCAGATCGACGCCGCGATCAAGGGCCGCAGCTACGAGTTCGAGTGGGTCAAGGGCCATGCCGGGCACGACCTGAACGAGGCCGCCGATGTGCGGGCCCGTGCGGTGGCCACCGCCTTCCAGAACGGTTCCGTCATCCCGCACGGGCCCGGATTTGCCGGCGCCCTGCCCAGCCATGCCGAAACCACCTCGGCCGTCGCGGAATCGGCGGTGCCGGCCAATGAGCCGCAGCTCCCTTCATCCGAGCCGGACCTGTTCTCCGCCCTCGAGGACTACGACGAGGCCGGGCAGGGTTCGGCCGAGGACGTGGTGCTCCGGCTCGAGAAGGAATTGCTGGATCCAGGGACCCGTGCGGACTTCGGCCGGCTCGGCGTGCTGTTGCATCCGGACTTCGCGGAGATCGGGCAGTCGGGCCGGATGTGGACCAGGGATGCCATGATCAGCTCGCTCCAGGAGGATCCCGAGACCGACGCGTCCTTGGAGCTCTTCGCCGCTGAACGGTTGGGCGAAGACAGCATCCTGCTGACGTACCGCACCAGCACGCGGACCGGATCCGCCCTGCGCAGTTCGCTCTGGCTCCGGGACGGGGAGCAGTGGCGGCTGCGGTTCCACCAGGGGACTCCGGAACGGAACTAG
- a CDS encoding TM2 domain-containing protein: protein MSENPSRQDQPDENPTEPLAGAGTNPTRPLGGPQEHGRTPSQPQEPGLPGYGQAQHGQDPDQQPYPQAPAGGPYQQPYGQQPYTQPAYGQQPYGQQPYGQPYYGGYPEQKSRLVAGLLGVLLGGLGIHRFYLGYVGLGIAQIAVTLVTFGFGAIWGFIEGIMILVGAEMFRRDAKGVPLKE, encoded by the coding sequence ATGTCGGAGAATCCGAGCAGGCAAGACCAACCGGACGAGAATCCCACTGAGCCTCTGGCCGGCGCCGGCACCAATCCCACCCGGCCGCTGGGCGGGCCGCAGGAACACGGCCGGACACCATCCCAACCGCAGGAGCCCGGCTTGCCCGGTTACGGGCAGGCCCAGCACGGCCAAGATCCGGACCAACAACCCTATCCGCAGGCACCGGCGGGCGGCCCCTACCAGCAGCCTTACGGCCAGCAGCCGTACACCCAGCCCGCCTACGGCCAGCAGCCATACGGGCAACAGCCCTACGGCCAGCCGTATTACGGAGGCTACCCCGAGCAGAAGTCGCGGCTCGTCGCGGGACTCCTAGGCGTCCTGCTAGGCGGCCTCGGCATCCACCGCTTCTACTTGGGCTACGTCGGCCTGGGCATCGCCCAGATCGCCGTGACCCTGGTGACCTTCGGCTTCGGTGCCATCTGGGGCTTTATCGAAGGCATCATGATTCTCGTCGGCGCCGAGATGTTCCGCCGCGACGCCAAGGGCGTGCCGCTCAAGGAGTAG
- a CDS encoding uracil-DNA glycosylase produces the protein MTDDDGALFPLPARPGAGPATAAYPFAAPAELRDVMHPQWAKALAPAAGTVHALADQLAEQRREGREILPAPANVLRVFGQPLDAVKVLIVGQDPYPTPGHPIGLSFAVDGRVRPLPRSLANIYRELQSDLGIPPAPHGDLSAWAAQGVLLLNRVLTVEAGKAGSHRRKGWEQLTELAVRALAARGRPLVAVLWGRDAQGLAPLLGSVPKVESAHPSPLSAARGFFGSRPFSRVNELLASQGAAPVDWRLPASPGR, from the coding sequence ATGACTGACGACGACGGCGCCCTGTTTCCGCTTCCGGCCCGCCCCGGAGCGGGGCCGGCAACCGCTGCTTACCCTTTTGCCGCGCCGGCCGAACTCAGGGACGTCATGCATCCGCAGTGGGCGAAGGCGCTGGCGCCGGCGGCCGGCACCGTCCATGCACTGGCGGACCAACTGGCGGAGCAGCGGCGCGAGGGACGCGAGATCCTGCCTGCGCCGGCCAACGTCCTGCGGGTCTTCGGACAGCCGCTCGACGCGGTGAAGGTGCTCATCGTGGGACAGGATCCGTACCCGACACCGGGCCACCCGATCGGCCTCTCCTTCGCGGTCGACGGCAGGGTGCGGCCGCTGCCCCGCAGCCTGGCCAACATCTACAGAGAGCTCCAGTCGGACCTCGGCATTCCGCCGGCGCCGCATGGCGACCTGAGCGCCTGGGCGGCCCAGGGCGTGCTCCTGCTGAACCGCGTGCTCACCGTGGAGGCGGGCAAGGCCGGAAGCCACCGGCGCAAGGGCTGGGAGCAACTGACCGAGCTGGCGGTCCGCGCCCTCGCGGCCCGCGGCCGTCCGCTGGTAGCTGTGCTCTGGGGCCGCGACGCCCAGGGCCTCGCGCCGCTGCTGGGCAGTGTGCCCAAGGTCGAATCCGCGCACCCCAGCCCGCTGTCCGCAGCGCGCGGCTTCTTCGGCTCGCGCCCCTTCAGCCGGGTCAACGAGCTGCTGGCCTCGCAGGGCGCGGCGCCGGTCGACTGGCGCCTGCCCGCCAGCCCCGGTCGGTAA
- a CDS encoding DUF4031 domain-containing protein has product MAILIDPPRWPAHGTRFSHLVSDDSLEELHAFAAAADVPPRAFDLDHYDVPLERYAELVVLGAQEVSGAELVRRLIGSGLRVPARRRSGKLGTALASRWAGVMPDHPGLGRELIRRWGEEHRHYHDRVHLLAVLDSLDLLREAGENPGPLPRAVTLAAWFHDAVYNGVAGRDEQDSADLAARLLPSAGIPAAEVDEVVRLVLLTAGHSPELQDAAGALLCDADLSVLGQEPDGYRRYLHNVRKEYAHIADADFAAGRAAVVRRLLALDPLYRTAAGRRLWLERARANLAAELVAAPAGDLR; this is encoded by the coding sequence ATGGCAATCCTGATCGATCCACCCCGCTGGCCGGCACACGGAACCCGCTTCTCGCATCTGGTCTCCGACGACTCGCTGGAGGAACTTCATGCCTTCGCCGCGGCTGCCGACGTGCCGCCGCGGGCCTTCGATCTCGACCATTACGACGTGCCGCTGGAGCGGTATGCGGAACTCGTGGTCCTCGGTGCGCAGGAGGTATCCGGGGCGGAACTCGTGCGCCGGCTGATCGGGAGTGGGCTGCGCGTGCCCGCCCGGCGCCGTTCCGGGAAGCTGGGCACGGCACTCGCCTCGCGCTGGGCCGGCGTCATGCCGGATCATCCCGGGCTGGGCCGCGAACTCATCCGCCGTTGGGGCGAAGAGCACCGGCACTACCACGACCGGGTGCACCTGCTGGCCGTGCTCGACAGCCTCGACCTGCTGAGGGAGGCGGGCGAAAACCCGGGCCCTCTTCCCCGCGCCGTCACGCTGGCCGCGTGGTTCCACGACGCGGTCTACAACGGCGTGGCCGGCCGGGACGAACAGGATTCGGCGGATCTTGCCGCCCGGCTGCTGCCCTCCGCCGGCATTCCGGCGGCCGAGGTGGACGAGGTGGTCCGGCTGGTGCTGCTGACCGCGGGCCATTCGCCCGAGCTGCAGGATGCTGCCGGCGCCCTGCTCTGCGACGCCGACCTGTCCGTCCTGGGACAGGAGCCGGACGGCTACCGCCGGTACCTGCACAACGTCCGCAAAGAGTACGCGCACATTGCCGACGCTGACTTCGCGGCCGGGCGCGCCGCCGTCGTACGCCGGCTGCTGGCACTGGATCCGCTCTACCGCACGGCCGCCGGCCGCAGGCTGTGGCTGGAGCGGGCACGGGCCAACCTTGCCGCCGAGCTGGTAGCAGCGCCTGCCGGGGATCTTCGCTAG